The Pseudalkalibacillus hwajinpoensis DNA window ATAACGAGCGCAATCGGATAAGGCTGTTTCAGCTTTTTGGCAATTGCCGTTATACCTGCCGCAATCATTGTAAGAATCAGTCCAAGTTCGAATATGTGATGCATATCTAAATGTTCCATGACCAGCCTCCGATTCATTAATCTCCTTATATTATAACCAAAATAATGCAGGATTGGAAAATGCGCCTCAGAAATTAAATGCTAGAGGTTGTTTTTCACTAATTATTTTGGTAATGAAAGGGCTGATACAAAAAAAAGAAGAGCTCATTTAATGAACTCTTCTTCCAGGCGGTATGATTAATTTACTCCCACCTGGTTCCATGCACTTGCAACTGCATTGTAAGTTGTCCCAGTGCCATAAAGATCAGATGTAGCTTGCAATAGTGCTGCCCTTGCCGTACTAAAGTTACTTGTAGGTGTTAAATAGATACTTAATGCACGATAGTAAATTTTCTCAGCTTTTGCTTTCCCGATGCTTTGGATTGTCAGATAAGCAGCTTTATTTGGGATTCCACTATTTGTATGAACACCACCATTGTCAGATGACGTGTAATAATAGTCATCCATATGCGATGGCTGTCCATAAGCATCAGGATTCGATAGACTTCTTAATGCATCTCCTGACCTGTTAGGCGTGTAGACATCTTCTCCAAGAAGGAAGTCCCCTGGTTCCACAAAGTAGCCGAATACATCTGACATAGATTCGTTCAATGCACCAGATTGATTTTGATATTGAAGCCCTGCAGTTCTTTCAGTTACTGCATGAGTAATCTCATGGGCAACAACGTCTTGTGCACCAGACAATGGATCGAATGTTGAACCATCACCATCTCCATAGACCATTTGTGAGCCATTCCAGAATGCATTATTGTAACTTGATCCATAGTGCACCGTTGATCGAATGGTTGCGCCGTTGTTATCAAAGCTATTTCGGTTATGCGTATTTTTGTAATAGTCATAAACTGTACCAGCATAATAATGAGCATCCACATCTGCACCTTGAGAGGTTGCAGTGAAAGCATTGTTACTATCTACTGAATAGTATCCAGGTAGGGAGGAACCGTAATTTGCTGTTCTTGTTTCAATGACACCATTCATTGGCTTGGTAACATCGTATAAGTAGTGTGTGCCATTAGAATAGTACGTATTTAGAGATTTATAATCGCCAAGTACACCATACCCGTAACCTGTCGTTGCTCCTTCAGTAACGGCATTATATGCATCGACAATTGAGCCATCACGAGCATCAACATAAATCTGCCAATTCGCAGGGTATGGATCAATGAATTGAAGCTGTACTTTATAAGTTAAATAGTATTCATTATCTTTTTCATATACTACTTTCTCGCTTTTTTCTACCATGTCAGAGACATCAGATTTCTTCATAAAGCTTTGCTCATCACTTACAACGTTTTGTGGCTTTACATCGATATGATTCCAGGCTTTCTTAATTGCTACCTCTTTTTTAACGGATACTTTCGAACTTCCTTTAAAATTCTTTTCTGCATCCGGGTGCAGATCACCGTTTACTGCTACAACTTCTCCATTTTCATCCGTATGTACGATGAACCGCGCTCCTTCAATTTCTACGCCTTTTACAGTCTGAACATATTCATAATGCTTCATTCCTAGCTCATCTGTCATTTCATTTACTAGCTTTAAATCTTTGGTTTTTATTTTAAATAGACTTTCATTCGACTTTAAATATGACTTAACCGCCTTTTCAGTTTTAACGCTTTTTTCTGATAGTTTTCCGGAAAGGAACGAAGGTACTTTACGCTCGTCTTCCCAGTTTTGCTTCACGATTTCCATCTTTTTGAGTGCCTGCTTTTGTTCAGGATTCAAATCATTCGTCGAAGCACCAGCTGGAAGTGCTGAACCAAATGCAAGACCTGTAGCAAGTATAACGGCAATTCCCTTTTTCATTTCATTTCCTCCATTTCGGAATAATTAGAATTTTTAATACATTGGTAGATTAACACATATTTTCTATTGTTTGTATTGGGAAATATAGTAGAAATCACAGGAATTAATGCGTTTAAATGCTCATTCCTTTCCCAATAACATTTAAATTCATGGCGTGATATAATTTATTCATAAGTTTATTTAATGGTAAAAAAATACATAATTAGGTTTTGGAATGAAAAAAAGGCAGCCTATTGGCCTGCCTTTCTCGTTGATTTATTTATGTTATAAAACATTCGTACTACATTCTAGCCAATAATGATACAGTAGTCCATCAAACGAAAGCTGCTAGACTACTAGAAATGATCCTATTTACGCCGACTTAATGTTTCAAAATTCAATAATAGTAAAATCGCACAGTGCAAGTTAAGAAAAATCCTGATTATACATTGATAGGAGCTTCTAATCTAAAAGTTATGAAAATCTTCTTGGGCACATACATATGAAACAACCATGAACAAGCAGGTGAGCGTTTTATGTATAAAAAAATGGTTGCTGTGTTCACAGGAAGTGCTCTTGTTGGCTTTGGAATCAACAGTTTCCTCGTTCCAAATCAATTAATCGATGGTGGTATGATTGGGATAGGTTTAATTATCAAATACTTATGGGGCTATCAGACTGGTCTTACCATCATATCCTTAAGCATTCCACTCTATATTA harbors:
- a CDS encoding M4 family metallopeptidase, which codes for MKKGIAVILATGLAFGSALPAGASTNDLNPEQKQALKKMEIVKQNWEDERKVPSFLSGKLSEKSVKTEKAVKSYLKSNESLFKIKTKDLKLVNEMTDELGMKHYEYVQTVKGVEIEGARFIVHTDENGEVVAVNGDLHPDAEKNFKGSSKVSVKKEVAIKKAWNHIDVKPQNVVSDEQSFMKKSDVSDMVEKSEKVVYEKDNEYYLTYKVQLQFIDPYPANWQIYVDARDGSIVDAYNAVTEGATTGYGYGVLGDYKSLNTYYSNGTHYLYDVTKPMNGVIETRTANYGSSLPGYYSVDSNNAFTATSQGADVDAHYYAGTVYDYYKNTHNRNSFDNNGATIRSTVHYGSSYNNAFWNGSQMVYGDGDGSTFDPLSGAQDVVAHEITHAVTERTAGLQYQNQSGALNESMSDVFGYFVEPGDFLLGEDVYTPNRSGDALRSLSNPDAYGQPSHMDDYYYTSSDNGGVHTNSGIPNKAAYLTIQSIGKAKAEKIYYRALSIYLTPTSNFSTARAALLQATSDLYGTGTTYNAVASAWNQVGVN